One stretch of Acropora muricata isolate sample 2 chromosome 12, ASM3666990v1, whole genome shotgun sequence DNA includes these proteins:
- the LOC136892929 gene encoding uncharacterized protein KIAA1958-like, whose product MASRFADINSVEQFIEEQENENTRKRKYKNESRHIEEIAPKELNAYIAEFIITVRKKDGNEDYEPSSLRSLMASFERYLKKKNYGFSIMEGDAEFEQARKALQSKQKDLKQKGKGNTPNASVALTEEEIKLLYDKELLGTSTPEALLNTIWFNNTIHFGLRGCKEHRNMC is encoded by the exons ATGGCTTCAAGGTTTGCAGACATTAATTCAGTGGAACAATTTATCGAGGAGCAAGAAAACGAAAATACAAGAAAACGAAAATACAAGAACGAGTCAAGACATATAGAAGAAATTGCCCCGAAGGAGCTGAATGCGTACATCGCTGAATTTATCATTACGGTTCGAAAGAAAGACGGCAACGAAGACTATGAACCCAGCTCCCTACGTTCTTTGATGGCCAGTTTTGAACGGTATTTAAAGAAGAAGAATTACGGATTCAGCATTatggaggggg ACGCCGAGTTTGAACAGGCACGCAAAGctctacaatcaaaacaaaaggatctcaaacagaaaggaaaaggcAATACACCTAACGCTTCAGTTGCTCTCACAGAAGAGGAAATAAAACTACTCTATGACAAAGAACTGTTAGGAACGTCGACTCCCGAGGCTCTGCTGAATACAATTTGGTTCAACAACACGATCCACTTCGGTCTTCGTGGGTGTAAGGAACACCGAAATATGTGTTGA
- the LOC136893865 gene encoding uncharacterized protein — MKANGVKSENQVAVLLTAIGPETYGLLRNLLTPEKPDARSYGELVEILNSHLHPKPLVIAERFNFNNRFRNDSESVADFAAQLKKLSAHCKFGTFLDEASRDRFVCGLRKKSSQRRLLGEKTLDFSKAVQSAQSMEMEKEVFGTEGLGIFRNAAN, encoded by the coding sequence ATGAAAGCGAACGGTGTtaaaagtgagaatcaagtgGCGGTTTTGCTAACGGCAATCGGACCGGAAACTTACGGgcttctgagaaaccttttgaCTCCGGAAAAACCAGATGCAAGGTCATACGGGGAACTTGTGGAAATTCTCAACAGTCATCTACACCCAAAACCTCTTGTGATCGCCGAGCGGTTTAATTTCAACAATCGTTTTAGGAACGACTCGGAATCTGTGGCGGATTTTGCGGCACAACTGAAGAAGCTTTCAGCTCACTGCAAGTTCGGAACTTTCTTGGATGAGGCCTCAAGAGATCGTTTTGTGTGTGGATTGCGAAAAAAGTCGAGTCAAAGGAGACTTCTTGGCGAGAAAACTTTGGATTTCTCGAAAGCAGTGCAGAGTGCACAGTCAATGGAAATGGAAAAAGAAGTCTTCGGAACTGAAGGACTCGGGATCTTCCGGAATGCTGCAAACTGA
- the LOC136892921 gene encoding uncharacterized protein isoform X1 produces MAFSAQTDHGQSDRKEGVLCGSNQGTLKKNHFIPNPAAKPFVPSHLNSALGRSVNRTWSAIEGQRPKVLTTGRNTVNVKTSQHTGKLIHHPSSQSCVNGPHSDFLLNNGVTFEEARTPTTSQSNNHIAFHLVSKVLEDESIFNSNSIEETTSGLEPFSRHTLVLSNGFDGTSHSWPISASRNGCVPVPSSSPNGATDVPGNFGSFPGQTIWSAEMNSHATPPLSPLDSSPPSSLTNSSLGVTPPFHSNPLAPTSSLTNSSGSASPIINGYNDELSPYPSPTGQHQQLGSQNGFHQSLFMPIKDKFAGNKVWNSSESGHYSVNGSSHPSQSSPSSVHGQTQYLSSPKERPQSLALTNGSYYFSSPSMTPSSPPSGQVHSHSAPQYINSTLEVNGGTWPKHAFSQDHLSPNHLPREAQNTFKQNGHSGHSILYRTKSPLSGELHYRLEECFEQLRCLEKERKKTEADIAHLWSGRRFSSGNAINVRPPSNPSRIDKLIVDHVREHAKVEALVGRIERIRHSPLHVSISEVVDQWQSGIRELQNRRKEELKSSSSARSSLTSGARQQDVAELGALILIMKTLTQNTRATRTTIWCANQLVLATSILNQETSALLPQSKSKESSGDAS; encoded by the exons ATGGCGTTTTCCGCCCAGACAGACCATGGGCAGAGTGATCGAAAGGAAGGTGTTTTGTGTGGAAGTAACCAGGGTACATTGAAG AAGAATCACTTCATCCCAAATCCAGCCGCTAAGCCATTTGTACCTTCACACTTGAATTCAGCATTGGGCCGCTCTGTAAACAGGACATGGTCAGCTATCGAGGGGCAGCGTCCTAAA GTGTTAACTACAGGGAGGAATACTGTGAATGTAAAAACCTCACAACATACAGGAAAGCTTATTCACCATCCATCTTCACAATCCTGTGTAAATGGTCCACATTCTGATTTTCTACTTAACAATGGAGTCACTTTTGAGGAGGCAAGAACCCCAACAACTTCCCAGTCTAACAATCACATAGCATTTCATCTTGTGTCAAAAGTTCTTGAGGATGAAAGTATCTTTAACTCTAATAGCAttgaagaaacaacttctggTTTGGAGCCTTTCTCACGTCACACATTAGTTCTCTCTAATGG TTTTGATGGCACTTCACACTCCTGGCCAATCTCTGCTTCCCGAAACGGCTGTGTTCCAGTCCCTTCCTCTTCGCCCAATGGAGCAACTGATGTACCTGGTAACTTTGGCTCTTTTCCAGGACAAACTATCTGGTCAGCTGAAATGAACTCCCATGCCACTCCCCCCTTATCACCTCTTGACTCATCACCTCCATCCAGTCTGACAAATTCTTCGTTAGGGGTCACACCTCCTTTCCATTCAAATCCGCTAGCACCTACAAGCTCTTTGACTAATTCATCAGGCAGTGCATCACCCATAATCAATGGCTACAATGATGAACTGTCTCCATATCCATCTCCCACTGGACAACATCAGCAGCTTGGATCACAAAATGGATTTCATCAGTCCCTTTTCATGCCCATCAAAGATAAATTTGCTGGCAACAAGGTGTGGAATTCCTCTGAATCTGGTCATTATTCAGTTAATGGGTCATCTCATCCTTCCCAGTCTTCTCCAAGCTCAGTTCATGGCCAGACACAATATCTTTCCTCTCCAAAAGAACGTCCTCAGTCCCTAGCATTAACCAATGGCAGTTATTACTTCAGCTCACCCAGCATGACCCCATCTTCACCTCCATCAGGACAAGTACACAGCCATTCAGCTCCACAGTACATCAACTCAACACTAGAAGTTAATGGAGGAACGTGGCCCAAACATGCCTTTAGTCAAGACCACTTGTCTCCAAACCATTTGCCAAGAGAGGCTCAAAatactttcaaacaaaatgggCATTCTGGTCACAGTATTCTGTATCGGACAAAGAGTCCATTAAGTGGCGAATTGCATTATAGGCTTGAAGAATGCTTTGAACAGCTTAGGTGtttggaaaaagaaagaaagaag aCTGAAGCAGACATAGCTCATCTGTGGTCAGGTCGAAGATTTTCATCTGGAAATGCTATAAATGTGAGACCACCTTCAAATCCTTCAAGAATAGACAAGTTAATTGTAGATCATGTACGGGAACATGCAAAG GTTGAAGCATTAGTTGGGAGAATTGAGCGCATCAGGCATTCTCCACTTCATGTAAGCATAAGTGAGGTGGTAGACCAGTGGCAAAGTGGAATACGCGAACTTCAAAACCGTCGTAAGGAAGAACTTAAAAGTAGTAGCTCTGCAAGAAGCAGTCTGACCTCTGGTGCAAGGCAACAAGATGTCGCAG agCTTGGTGCCTTGATATTAATTATGAAGACACTTACACAAAACACACGTGCTACTCGTACAACAATCTGGTGTGCCAATCAGCTTGTACTGGCCACCTCAATACTTAATCAGGAAACCTCAGCTCTTCTGCCTCAGTCCAAGTCCAAAGAAAGTTCCGGTGACGCATCTTGA
- the LOC136892921 gene encoding uncharacterized protein isoform X2 translates to MAFSAQTDHGQSDRKEGVLCGSNQGTLKNHFIPNPAAKPFVPSHLNSALGRSVNRTWSAIEGQRPKVLTTGRNTVNVKTSQHTGKLIHHPSSQSCVNGPHSDFLLNNGVTFEEARTPTTSQSNNHIAFHLVSKVLEDESIFNSNSIEETTSGLEPFSRHTLVLSNGFDGTSHSWPISASRNGCVPVPSSSPNGATDVPGNFGSFPGQTIWSAEMNSHATPPLSPLDSSPPSSLTNSSLGVTPPFHSNPLAPTSSLTNSSGSASPIINGYNDELSPYPSPTGQHQQLGSQNGFHQSLFMPIKDKFAGNKVWNSSESGHYSVNGSSHPSQSSPSSVHGQTQYLSSPKERPQSLALTNGSYYFSSPSMTPSSPPSGQVHSHSAPQYINSTLEVNGGTWPKHAFSQDHLSPNHLPREAQNTFKQNGHSGHSILYRTKSPLSGELHYRLEECFEQLRCLEKERKKTEADIAHLWSGRRFSSGNAINVRPPSNPSRIDKLIVDHVREHAKVEALVGRIERIRHSPLHVSISEVVDQWQSGIRELQNRRKEELKSSSSARSSLTSGARQQDVAELGALILIMKTLTQNTRATRTTIWCANQLVLATSILNQETSALLPQSKSKESSGDAS, encoded by the exons ATGGCGTTTTCCGCCCAGACAGACCATGGGCAGAGTGATCGAAAGGAAGGTGTTTTGTGTGGAAGTAACCAGGGTACATTGAAG AATCACTTCATCCCAAATCCAGCCGCTAAGCCATTTGTACCTTCACACTTGAATTCAGCATTGGGCCGCTCTGTAAACAGGACATGGTCAGCTATCGAGGGGCAGCGTCCTAAA GTGTTAACTACAGGGAGGAATACTGTGAATGTAAAAACCTCACAACATACAGGAAAGCTTATTCACCATCCATCTTCACAATCCTGTGTAAATGGTCCACATTCTGATTTTCTACTTAACAATGGAGTCACTTTTGAGGAGGCAAGAACCCCAACAACTTCCCAGTCTAACAATCACATAGCATTTCATCTTGTGTCAAAAGTTCTTGAGGATGAAAGTATCTTTAACTCTAATAGCAttgaagaaacaacttctggTTTGGAGCCTTTCTCACGTCACACATTAGTTCTCTCTAATGG TTTTGATGGCACTTCACACTCCTGGCCAATCTCTGCTTCCCGAAACGGCTGTGTTCCAGTCCCTTCCTCTTCGCCCAATGGAGCAACTGATGTACCTGGTAACTTTGGCTCTTTTCCAGGACAAACTATCTGGTCAGCTGAAATGAACTCCCATGCCACTCCCCCCTTATCACCTCTTGACTCATCACCTCCATCCAGTCTGACAAATTCTTCGTTAGGGGTCACACCTCCTTTCCATTCAAATCCGCTAGCACCTACAAGCTCTTTGACTAATTCATCAGGCAGTGCATCACCCATAATCAATGGCTACAATGATGAACTGTCTCCATATCCATCTCCCACTGGACAACATCAGCAGCTTGGATCACAAAATGGATTTCATCAGTCCCTTTTCATGCCCATCAAAGATAAATTTGCTGGCAACAAGGTGTGGAATTCCTCTGAATCTGGTCATTATTCAGTTAATGGGTCATCTCATCCTTCCCAGTCTTCTCCAAGCTCAGTTCATGGCCAGACACAATATCTTTCCTCTCCAAAAGAACGTCCTCAGTCCCTAGCATTAACCAATGGCAGTTATTACTTCAGCTCACCCAGCATGACCCCATCTTCACCTCCATCAGGACAAGTACACAGCCATTCAGCTCCACAGTACATCAACTCAACACTAGAAGTTAATGGAGGAACGTGGCCCAAACATGCCTTTAGTCAAGACCACTTGTCTCCAAACCATTTGCCAAGAGAGGCTCAAAatactttcaaacaaaatgggCATTCTGGTCACAGTATTCTGTATCGGACAAAGAGTCCATTAAGTGGCGAATTGCATTATAGGCTTGAAGAATGCTTTGAACAGCTTAGGTGtttggaaaaagaaagaaagaag aCTGAAGCAGACATAGCTCATCTGTGGTCAGGTCGAAGATTTTCATCTGGAAATGCTATAAATGTGAGACCACCTTCAAATCCTTCAAGAATAGACAAGTTAATTGTAGATCATGTACGGGAACATGCAAAG GTTGAAGCATTAGTTGGGAGAATTGAGCGCATCAGGCATTCTCCACTTCATGTAAGCATAAGTGAGGTGGTAGACCAGTGGCAAAGTGGAATACGCGAACTTCAAAACCGTCGTAAGGAAGAACTTAAAAGTAGTAGCTCTGCAAGAAGCAGTCTGACCTCTGGTGCAAGGCAACAAGATGTCGCAG agCTTGGTGCCTTGATATTAATTATGAAGACACTTACACAAAACACACGTGCTACTCGTACAACAATCTGGTGTGCCAATCAGCTTGTACTGGCCACCTCAATACTTAATCAGGAAACCTCAGCTCTTCTGCCTCAGTCCAAGTCCAAAGAAAGTTCCGGTGACGCATCTTGA
- the LOC136892922 gene encoding pyruvate dehydrogenase [acetyl-transferring]-phosphatase 2, mitochondrial-like isoform X1, whose product MNKAEVIGTFSKWKWPVVGVAAAFVGSMYTYGLNSNFTLKARTGNEDTSGVIGLGDLLQKLIQNFIQGSKGPEKPPLSPKEASQILRRNEKRTDVNVGAVSYYETNNFASNDPCEDRGNEWLLLKTNGAAFGVFDGHGGWQCAEVVKTRLPLYVALSLLSKVELTLVERDDLNGSSSTNKFVFSFQKDKSLPAEDNISSNSVGYTLSQKQEVFHTGPMYLVKNLIEKPFNNRMPIAESLSLAFTQLDDDISTEAIPVKVLDESFFVGATGACALISYIEGEQLYVANAGDCRAVLGSVNQDGSWLATPLTVDQTASNSEEVERLHAEHPGEENFVIKNGRLLGQLQPLRSFGDIQYKWDKVTHSHVLTQVYGGPIVPPSMYKTPPYLTAKPVVTQHHLQFHDKFLILATDGLWDVLSNEQAVGLVAEFLEQQGKYKAKASAAATSASQNDILEHNAATHLIRHALGGTDHDFVAQMLLVPDQYRRMWRDDITVTVVFFNSDTFLSKL is encoded by the exons ATGAATAAAGCGGAGGTTATTGGAACTTTTAGCAAGTGGAAGTGGCCTGTGGTTGGTGTCGCAGCTGCGTTTGTTGGTTCTATGTACACTTACGGTCTCAATAGCAACTTCACACTTAAAGCACGAACTGGAAACGAAGACACTTCAGGCGTGATTGGATTAGGGGACTTATTACAGAAACTGATTCAGAACTTTATACAAGGTTCAAAGGGTCCAGAGAAACCTCCTTTGAGTCCGAAAGAGGCAAGTCAGATATTGAGAAGGAACGAAAAGAGAACTGATGTAAATGTTGGGGCTGTTTCTTATTACGAAACCAACAATTTCGCTTCCAATGATCCTTGTGAAGATCGTGGGAATGAATGGCTATTGTTAAAAACCAATGGAGCAGCCTTTGGTGTGTTCGATGGACATGGCGGCTGGCAATGCGCTGAGGTCGTGAAAACTAGATTGCCATTATACGTAGCATTATCTCTTCTCTCCAAGGTTGAGTTGACCCTTGTGGAAAGGGATGATTTGAATGGTTCATCATCCACCAATAAGTTcgttttcagttttcaaaaagacaaaagtcTTCCTGCTGAAGATAACATTTCCAGTAACAGTGTTGGTTACACTCTAAGTCAAAAGCAGGAAGTTTTTCACACAGGACCAATGTATCTGGTGAAGAATTTGATTGAGAAGCCGTTTAACAACCGTATGCCAATTGCTGAGTCACTCAGTTTGGCTTTCACGCAGTTAGACGACGACATTTCAACCGAAGCCATACCAGTCAAAGTCCTTGATGAGTCATTTTTTGTTGGTGCAACAGGTGCCTGTGCATTGATATCCTATATTGAGGGCGAACAACTTTATGTTGCTAATGCAG GTGACTGTAGAGCAGTTTTGGGAAGTGTAAACCAGGATGGTTCTTGGCTCGCAACTCCTCTGACTGTTGACCAAACAGCATCAAATTCAGAGGAAGTGGAACGGCTTCATGCTGAGCATCCAGGAGAGGAGAATTTTGTCATAAAGAATGGTCGGCTGTTGGGGCAGTTACAGCCATTGCGGTCTTTTGGTGACATTCAATATAAATGGGATAAAGTAACTCATTCTCATGTTCTAACTCAAGTGTATGGTGGACCAATAGTCCCACCAAGTATGTACAAAACACCACCATACCTTACCGCAAAGCCAGTTGTTACTCAGCACCACTTGCAATTTCATGATAAATTTCTTATCCTGGCCACCGATGGTCTGTGGGATGTGCTAAGCAATGAACAAGCAGTTGGATTGGTTGCAGAGTTTCTTGAACAGCAAGGTAAATATAAAGCAAAGGCATCAGCAGCTGCTACCTCTGCCTCACAAAATGATATTTTGGAGCACAATGCTGCAACTCACCTTATCCGCCATGCCCTGGGGGGTACTGACCATGACTTTGTAGCACAGATGTTATTGGTTCCAGACCAGTATCGGCGGATGTGGCGAGATGACATTACTGTGACTGTGGTCTTTTTTAATTCTGACACCTTTTTATCCAAGCTGTGA
- the LOC136892922 gene encoding pyruvate dehydrogenase [acetyl-transferring]-phosphatase 2, mitochondrial-like isoform X2 yields the protein MNKAEVIGTFSKWKWPVVGVAAAFVGSMYTYGLNSNFTLKARTGNEDTSGVIGLGDLLQKLIQNFIQGSKGPEKPPLSPKEASQILRRNEKRTDVNVGAVSYYETNNFASNDPCEDRGNEWLLLKTNGAAFGVFDGHGGWQCAEVVKTRLPLYVALSLLSKVELTLVERDDLNGSSSTNKFVFSFQKDKSLPAEDNISSNSVGYTLSQKQEVFHTGPMYLVKNLIEKPFNNRMPIAESLSLAFTQLDDDISTEAIPVKVLDESFFVGATGDCRAVLGSVNQDGSWLATPLTVDQTASNSEEVERLHAEHPGEENFVIKNGRLLGQLQPLRSFGDIQYKWDKVTHSHVLTQVYGGPIVPPSMYKTPPYLTAKPVVTQHHLQFHDKFLILATDGLWDVLSNEQAVGLVAEFLEQQGKYKAKASAAATSASQNDILEHNAATHLIRHALGGTDHDFVAQMLLVPDQYRRMWRDDITVTVVFFNSDTFLSKL from the exons ATGAATAAAGCGGAGGTTATTGGAACTTTTAGCAAGTGGAAGTGGCCTGTGGTTGGTGTCGCAGCTGCGTTTGTTGGTTCTATGTACACTTACGGTCTCAATAGCAACTTCACACTTAAAGCACGAACTGGAAACGAAGACACTTCAGGCGTGATTGGATTAGGGGACTTATTACAGAAACTGATTCAGAACTTTATACAAGGTTCAAAGGGTCCAGAGAAACCTCCTTTGAGTCCGAAAGAGGCAAGTCAGATATTGAGAAGGAACGAAAAGAGAACTGATGTAAATGTTGGGGCTGTTTCTTATTACGAAACCAACAATTTCGCTTCCAATGATCCTTGTGAAGATCGTGGGAATGAATGGCTATTGTTAAAAACCAATGGAGCAGCCTTTGGTGTGTTCGATGGACATGGCGGCTGGCAATGCGCTGAGGTCGTGAAAACTAGATTGCCATTATACGTAGCATTATCTCTTCTCTCCAAGGTTGAGTTGACCCTTGTGGAAAGGGATGATTTGAATGGTTCATCATCCACCAATAAGTTcgttttcagttttcaaaaagacaaaagtcTTCCTGCTGAAGATAACATTTCCAGTAACAGTGTTGGTTACACTCTAAGTCAAAAGCAGGAAGTTTTTCACACAGGACCAATGTATCTGGTGAAGAATTTGATTGAGAAGCCGTTTAACAACCGTATGCCAATTGCTGAGTCACTCAGTTTGGCTTTCACGCAGTTAGACGACGACATTTCAACCGAAGCCATACCAGTCAAAGTCCTTGATGAGTCATTTTTTGTTGGTGCAACAG GTGACTGTAGAGCAGTTTTGGGAAGTGTAAACCAGGATGGTTCTTGGCTCGCAACTCCTCTGACTGTTGACCAAACAGCATCAAATTCAGAGGAAGTGGAACGGCTTCATGCTGAGCATCCAGGAGAGGAGAATTTTGTCATAAAGAATGGTCGGCTGTTGGGGCAGTTACAGCCATTGCGGTCTTTTGGTGACATTCAATATAAATGGGATAAAGTAACTCATTCTCATGTTCTAACTCAAGTGTATGGTGGACCAATAGTCCCACCAAGTATGTACAAAACACCACCATACCTTACCGCAAAGCCAGTTGTTACTCAGCACCACTTGCAATTTCATGATAAATTTCTTATCCTGGCCACCGATGGTCTGTGGGATGTGCTAAGCAATGAACAAGCAGTTGGATTGGTTGCAGAGTTTCTTGAACAGCAAGGTAAATATAAAGCAAAGGCATCAGCAGCTGCTACCTCTGCCTCACAAAATGATATTTTGGAGCACAATGCTGCAACTCACCTTATCCGCCATGCCCTGGGGGGTACTGACCATGACTTTGTAGCACAGATGTTATTGGTTCCAGACCAGTATCGGCGGATGTGGCGAGATGACATTACTGTGACTGTGGTCTTTTTTAATTCTGACACCTTTTTATCCAAGCTGTGA